A genomic window from Gossypium hirsutum isolate 1008001.06 chromosome D10, Gossypium_hirsutum_v2.1, whole genome shotgun sequence includes:
- the LOC107914856 gene encoding leucine-rich repeat extensin-like protein 5, producing MEHRIWIFLLYSTMAATLFIHCDARKPMGLVKDLKHGRNSMTKHTNKLQLMSNLMSLVIQPTDVSNTQPYRVSSPFSLPPFDSLPPVNYPPYCSPPNAPASTLPTPIGMSTPSFPPTLPGLSPPPSTTGTSLSPPEFSITPNTPQAIPTPTIYEPSPPAIVISPPFYVPSPIGFNPSPPVFLPPIVYPPPTGPPPPNVAPSTALWCVAKPSVPDPIIQEAMNYACGSGADCNSIQPSGPCFHPDTLYAHASYAFNSYWQRTKYSGGTCEFGGTAILVTVDPSYDGCHFEYD from the exons ATGGAACACAGGATTTGGATATTCCTTCTTTATTCAACAATGGCAGCCACTTTGTTCATTCATTGCG ATGCAAGAAAACCAATGGGACTAGTCAAAGATCTAAAACATGGAAGAAATTCAATGACAAAGCACACAAACAAATTGCAACTAATGAGTAACCTCATGAGTTTAGTGATTCAACCTACTGATGTATCCAACACTCAACCATATAGAGTAAGCTCACCATTTTCTTTGCCACCTTTTGATTCTCTACCTCCTGTAAATTATCCCCCTTATTGTAGTCCCCCTAATGCCCCTGCTTCAACCCTTCCAACTCCCATCGGAATGTCCACACCTAGCTTCCCTCCTACTCTTCCGGGCCTAAGCCCACCACCAAGCACCACTGGGACCAGTCTAAGCCCGCCCGAATTCTCGATCACCCCAAACACACCGCAAGCTATACCAACACCGACAATTTATGAGCCCAGTCCACCAGCCATTGTGATTAGCCCACCATTCTATGTCCCATCTCCAATTGGGTTTAATCCAAGCCCACCAGTGTTTCTACCACCAATAGTGTACCCTCCACCAACGGGTCCACCACCTCCTAATGTGGCTCCAAGCACAGCCTTATGGTGCGTGGCTAAGCCATCGGTGCCTGACCCAATAATTCAAGAAGCTATGAACTATGCATGTGGATCTGGAGCAGATTGTAATTCCATTCAGCCTAGTGGGCCATGCTTTCACCCTGACACTTTGTATGCACATGCTTCTTATGCTTTTAATAGTTATTGGCAAAGAACAAAGTACTCTGGTGGTACATGTGAATTTGGAGGCACTGCCATACTTGTCACAGTTGATCCAA GCTACGATGGTTGCCATTTTGAGTACGACTGA